Proteins found in one Anopheles aquasalis chromosome 3, idAnoAquaMG_Q_19, whole genome shotgun sequence genomic segment:
- the LOC126576411 gene encoding peptidoglycan-recognition protein SC2 isoform X3 codes for MFQAARSVAASSSARLQGPLVWNRKTADGGGDWYDVEAGGAENERTPLLLLSGRSRNAQLNERHPVSKQRRTQDPNKVHPVALLLMLALLAILMLGIVIGAYLLVLQIDRPWPVSHPFFLVERPAWWYHSKELQTAALDRAAVKEVIVLHTRTGSCFGEEECLRFLQQTEDKSWAEQNDHIPYNFLIGGDGITYEARGWKYQHGFQDLPGKNCSLVVGMIGDFSQRHPTDMQYAELKAFLTESIRRFSLSPHYKLRGIANGTQSTQDATTLYHQLQRWPHWGGLVAV; via the exons ATGTTCCAGGCTG CGCGCTCCGTTGCCGCCAGCAGCTCAGCCCGTCTCCAAGGTCCGCTGGTGTGGAATCGAAAGAccgcggacggtggtggtgactggtATGATGTCGAAGCCGGTGGTGCGGAGAACGAACGGACGCCATTGTTGCTACTCAGTGGCCGGAGCCGGAATGCCCAGCTGAACGAGCGCCATCCGGTGAGCAAACAGCGACGCACCCAGGATCCCAACAAGGTACATCCGGTCGCCCTGCTGTTGATGCTCGCCCTACTGGCCATCCTGATGCTGGGCATCGTGATCGGTGCCTACTTGCTAGTGCTGCAGA TCGATCGTCCGTGGCCAGTATCGCATCCGTTCTTTCTCGTCGAGCGCCCGGCCTGGTGGTACCACTCGAAGGAACTGCAGACGGCTGCCCTCGATCGTGCAGCCGTGAAGGAAGTGATCGTACTGCACACACGTACCGGGAGCTGCTTCGGTGAGGAAGAATGCCTCCGTTTCTTGCAGCAAACGGAGGATAAATCCTGGGCCGAGCAGAACGATCACATCCCATACAATTTCCTTATCGGTGGCGACGGTATCACGTATGAGGCGCGCGGTTGGAAGTACCAGCACGGCTTCCAGGATCTTCCCGGCAAAAACTGTAGCCTGGTGGTGGGCATGATCG GGGACTTTAGCCAGCGGCACCCGACGGATATGCAGTATGCCGAGCTGAAGGCATTCCTTACCGAATCCATCCGTCGGTTCAGCCTCTCACCGCACTATAAGCTGCGCGGTATCGCCAATGGAACGCAGTCGACCCAGGACGCCACTACACTGTACCACCAGCTGCAACGTTGGCCTCACTGGGGGGGTCTGGTGGCGGTTTAA
- the LOC126576411 gene encoding peptidoglycan-recognition protein SC2 isoform X2 gives MSQVVTFVVCYARSVAASSSARLQGPLVWNRKTADGGGDWYDVEAGGAENERTPLLLLSGRSRNAQLNERHPVSKQRRTQDPNKVHPVALLLMLALLAILMLGIVIGAYLLVLQIDRPWPVSHPFFLVERPAWWYHSKELQTAALDRAAVKEVIVLHTRTGSCFGEEECLRFLQQTEDKSWAEQNDHIPYNFLIGGDGITYEARGWKYQHGFQDLPGKNCSLVVGMIGDFSQRHPTDMQYAELKAFLTESIRRFSLSPHYKLRGIANGTQSTQDATTLYHQLQRWPHWGGLVAV, from the exons ATGAGTCAAGTTGTTACTTTTGTCGTCTGCTACG CGCGCTCCGTTGCCGCCAGCAGCTCAGCCCGTCTCCAAGGTCCGCTGGTGTGGAATCGAAAGAccgcggacggtggtggtgactggtATGATGTCGAAGCCGGTGGTGCGGAGAACGAACGGACGCCATTGTTGCTACTCAGTGGCCGGAGCCGGAATGCCCAGCTGAACGAGCGCCATCCGGTGAGCAAACAGCGACGCACCCAGGATCCCAACAAGGTACATCCGGTCGCCCTGCTGTTGATGCTCGCCCTACTGGCCATCCTGATGCTGGGCATCGTGATCGGTGCCTACTTGCTAGTGCTGCAGA TCGATCGTCCGTGGCCAGTATCGCATCCGTTCTTTCTCGTCGAGCGCCCGGCCTGGTGGTACCACTCGAAGGAACTGCAGACGGCTGCCCTCGATCGTGCAGCCGTGAAGGAAGTGATCGTACTGCACACACGTACCGGGAGCTGCTTCGGTGAGGAAGAATGCCTCCGTTTCTTGCAGCAAACGGAGGATAAATCCTGGGCCGAGCAGAACGATCACATCCCATACAATTTCCTTATCGGTGGCGACGGTATCACGTATGAGGCGCGCGGTTGGAAGTACCAGCACGGCTTCCAGGATCTTCCCGGCAAAAACTGTAGCCTGGTGGTGGGCATGATCG GGGACTTTAGCCAGCGGCACCCGACGGATATGCAGTATGCCGAGCTGAAGGCATTCCTTACCGAATCCATCCGTCGGTTCAGCCTCTCACCGCACTATAAGCTGCGCGGTATCGCCAATGGAACGCAGTCGACCCAGGACGCCACTACACTGTACCACCAGCTGCAACGTTGGCCTCACTGGGGGGGTCTGGTGGCGGTTTAA
- the LOC126576411 gene encoding peptidoglycan-recognition protein LD isoform X1 produces MLIVLNSRLYTAFIERRLERLLRDELTHGFRWRIDLFLERIGAKCFTLMLSTARSVAASSSARLQGPLVWNRKTADGGGDWYDVEAGGAENERTPLLLLSGRSRNAQLNERHPVSKQRRTQDPNKVHPVALLLMLALLAILMLGIVIGAYLLVLQIDRPWPVSHPFFLVERPAWWYHSKELQTAALDRAAVKEVIVLHTRTGSCFGEEECLRFLQQTEDKSWAEQNDHIPYNFLIGGDGITYEARGWKYQHGFQDLPGKNCSLVVGMIGDFSQRHPTDMQYAELKAFLTESIRRFSLSPHYKLRGIANGTQSTQDATTLYHQLQRWPHWGGLVAV; encoded by the exons ATGTTGATCGTGCTCAATAGCCGGCTCTATACGGCTTTCATCGAGCGCCGGCTCGAGCGTCTACTACGGGATGAGCTAACGCACGGGTTCCGCTGGCGGATCGATCTGTTTCTCGAGCGAATTGGTGCTAAGTGCTTCACTCTTATGCTCTCTACAGCGCGCTCCGTTGCCGCCAGCAGCTCAGCCCGTCTCCAAGGTCCGCTGGTGTGGAATCGAAAGAccgcggacggtggtggtgactggtATGATGTCGAAGCCGGTGGTGCGGAGAACGAACGGACGCCATTGTTGCTACTCAGTGGCCGGAGCCGGAATGCCCAGCTGAACGAGCGCCATCCGGTGAGCAAACAGCGACGCACCCAGGATCCCAACAAGGTACATCCGGTCGCCCTGCTGTTGATGCTCGCCCTACTGGCCATCCTGATGCTGGGCATCGTGATCGGTGCCTACTTGCTAGTGCTGCAGA TCGATCGTCCGTGGCCAGTATCGCATCCGTTCTTTCTCGTCGAGCGCCCGGCCTGGTGGTACCACTCGAAGGAACTGCAGACGGCTGCCCTCGATCGTGCAGCCGTGAAGGAAGTGATCGTACTGCACACACGTACCGGGAGCTGCTTCGGTGAGGAAGAATGCCTCCGTTTCTTGCAGCAAACGGAGGATAAATCCTGGGCCGAGCAGAACGATCACATCCCATACAATTTCCTTATCGGTGGCGACGGTATCACGTATGAGGCGCGCGGTTGGAAGTACCAGCACGGCTTCCAGGATCTTCCCGGCAAAAACTGTAGCCTGGTGGTGGGCATGATCG GGGACTTTAGCCAGCGGCACCCGACGGATATGCAGTATGCCGAGCTGAAGGCATTCCTTACCGAATCCATCCGTCGGTTCAGCCTCTCACCGCACTATAAGCTGCGCGGTATCGCCAATGGAACGCAGTCGACCCAGGACGCCACTACACTGTACCACCAGCTGCAACGTTGGCCTCACTGGGGGGGTCTGGTGGCGGTTTAA
- the LOC126576410 gene encoding clavesin-1, producing the protein MTTTRVILNFPWIGNDKLKGDFFQDTGVTDAVMKIARKELREDKAIREQSLEQLRDWLLKNGDVENVRTEDLFLLRFLRTKKFSVPMAQQMILKYLNFRKVFTHLIHTLDYMSPSILKLLDGGYLFPSPIRDKHGRRVIIGFANHFNPTEHNSSDMARLHFLTYETLMEDPENQICGFVHIGDFKGISTAHIACWNPTDFLRILKWGEQSIPMRNKEVHLVNVPSTVKYIIEAGKSMVSKKMKERLQVHVTPQELCRKMDPACLPKELGGTIPMTEMIEMWKMELAAKRNLVLSSEKMRILSDRGIVSRNGTDRNNNSSSLGMDTITGSFRKLEVD; encoded by the exons ATGACGACGACACGGGTTATCCTGAACTTCCCGTGGATCGGCAACGATAAGCTGAAGGGAGACTTCTTCCAGGACACCGGCGTCACGGATGCGGTCATGAAGATCGCTCGCAAGGAGCTGCGCGAGGACAAAGCGATACGCGAACAGTCGCTCGAGCAGCTGCGCGACTGGCTGCTGAAGAACGGTGACGTCGAGAACGTGCGCACCGAGGATCTATTTCTGTTGCGTTTTCTGCGCACGAAGAAATTCAGCGTCCCGATGGCCCAGCAGATGATACTGAAGTATCTAAACTTCCGCAAGGTGTTTACACATCTCATCCACACGCTTGACTACATGTCACCGAGTATACTAAAGCTGCTGGACGGTGGTTACCTGTTTCCGTCCCCCATCCGAGACAAACATGGCCGCCGGGTTATCATTGGATTCGCCA ATCACTTCAATCCCACCGAGCACAACAGCTCCGATATGGCACGGTTGCACTTCCTCACTTACGAGACGCTGATGGAGGATCCGGAGAATCAGATCTGCGGATTCGTGCACATCGGTGACTTCAAGGGCATCTCGACCGCGCACATCGCATGCTGGAATCCGACCGATTTCTTGCGCATTCTCAAGTGGGGCGAACAGTCGATCCCGATGCGAAACAAGGAGGTCCACCTGGTGAACGTGCCCTCAACGGTAAAGTACATCATCGAGGCCGGCAAATCGATGGTCAgcaagaagatgaaggaaCGGCTTCAG GTACATGTTACCCCGCAGGAGCTTTGCCGGAAGATGGATCCGGCCTGTCTACCGAAGGAGCTCGGTGGTACGATACCGATGACCGAAATGATCGAAATGTGGAAGATGGAGCTGGCCGCTAAGCGTAATCTGGTGCTGAGCTCCGAAAAGATGCGCATCCTGAGCGATCGAGGTATCGTGTCGCGGAATGGTACCGAtcggaacaacaacagcagctcacTGGGCATGGACACGATAACCGGCAGCTTTCGCAAGCTGGAAGTAGACTAG
- the LOC126577469 gene encoding transcriptional repressor CTCF-like: MNTKRIKPDPDQGGGVRKVLRTTTTTTTVASDEAASSSRNKVPDTRPTKQQTQQQRKVVIKVQPEPEVEELAVVEQEEAEGEEQGCFFVDQKGNYYYKADDDAEPMLTNLGTDVSDAFGELDGNLIKDVESDRYVLIMDEDEQRSTILPDDGDQQADDNEVYEFEEHEYVSPDTKVKKPPRKKGGSAGASTYMCNYCNYTSNKLFLLSRHLKSHSDDRPHKCSVCERGFKTLASLQNHLNAHTGTKPHRCKRCDSCFTTSGELVRHVRYRHTLERPHKCTECDYSSVELSKLKRHIRTHTGEKPFQCPHCTYASPDKFKLTRHMRIHTGEKPYSCDVCFARFTQSNSLKAHKLIHQVGDKPVFQCELCPTTCGRKTDLRIHVQKLHTSDKPIKCKRCDGSFPDRYSYKMHAKTHEGEKCYKCDYCPYASISLRHLESHLLLHTDQKPFSCSHCTQTFRQKQLLKRHINLYHNPDYVQPEPRAKTHVCPSCPRRFRHKGNLIRHMSLHDPESTMHEEKMALREGRQKKVHILLEEEIYEDEEDDEVDPEEEEENGEDVEDQEHAQMSSSVSDVVAGEEDDGQFVLLEVIRLQDKDKPAKAPKTATPKEPCRRSPRTRAAQPVSVASATGSRTKKPLLHNIKLEQMSMEVRGDDDDLDVDNTELELVPAQDEDDDDDGQHIVIQQSGDESESEFILTAEDLEDAEMLMSIPASKRSRYDISTIQVTQSEMEKNMSTCFGFEDDDDEEDDTVDNKGTITLLN, encoded by the exons ATGAACACCAAACGCATcaaaccggatccggatcagGGAGGCGGCGTTCGGAAGGTCCTTCGAactacgacgacaacgacgacggtggcatcGGATGAAGCAGCGAGTTCTTCGAGGAATAAAGTTCCGGACACCCGTCCcacgaaacaacaaacgcagcagcagcggaaagtCGTGATAAAGGTGCAACCCGAGCCGGAAGTGGAAGAACTGGCCGTGGTGGAACAGGAGGAGGCTGAGGGAGAGGAGCAAGGTTGCTTTTTTGTGGACCAGAAGGGCAATTATTACTACAaagccgacgacgatgcggaACCGATGCTGACGAATCTGGGCACGGATGTGAGCGACGCGTTCGGCGAGCTGGACGGGAACCTGATCAAAGACGTGGAAAGTGACCGTTACGTGCTGATTatggacgaggacgaacaaAGGTCCACGATACTGCCGGATGATGGCGACCAGCAGGCGGACGATAATGAGGTTTACGAGTTCGAGGAGCATGAATATGTGAGCCCGGATACGAAGGTTAAGAAGCCGCCGCGCAAGAAGGGAGGCTCGGCGGGTGCATCCACCTACATGTGCAACTACTGTAACTACACGAGCAACAAACTGTTTCTACTATCGCGCCATCTCAAATCCCACTCGGACGATCGGCCCCACAAGTGTTCGGTGTGTGAGCGAGGCTTCAAGACGCTGGCCTCGCTGCAGAACCACCTGAACGCGCACACCGGCACCAAGCCGCACCGCTGCAAACGCTGTGATTCTTGCTTCACCACTTCCGGCGAGCTGGTTCGCCACGTTCGCTATCGCCATACGCTCGAGCGGCCCCACAAGTGTACCGAGTGTGATTACTCGAGTGTCGAGCTGAGCAAGCTGAAGCGCCACATCCGGACGCACACGGGCGAGAAACCGTTCCAGTGTCCTCACTGCACGTACGCGTCGCCGGATAAATTCAAACTCACGCGCCACATGCGTATCCATACCGGCGAAAAACCGTACTCCTGTGATGTGTGCTTCGCGCGCTTCACGCAATCCAACTCACTGAAAGCACACAAACTGATACATCAAG tcgGCGATAAACCCGTTTTCCAGTGTGAACTGTGTCCGACGACCTGCGGCCGGAAGACGGATCTGCGCATACATGTGCAGAAGCTGCACACATCGGATAAACCGATCAAATGTAAACGATGCGATGGCAGCTTCCCCGATCGCTACTCGTACAAGATGCACGCCAAAACGCACGAGGGGGAAAAGTGCTACAAGTGTGACTACTGTCCGTACGCCTCGATCTCGTTGCGCCATCTCGAGTCACATCTGCTGCTCCACACCGACCAGAAGCCGTTCTCGTGTAGCCATTGCACCCAGACGTTCCGCCAGAAGCAGCTGCTGAAGCGCCACATTAATCTCTATCACAATCCGGACTACGTGCAGCCGGAGCCGCGCGCCAAGACCCACGTGTGCCCGAGCTGTCCGCGCCGCTTTCGGCACAAGGGGAACCTCATACGGCACATGTCACTGCACGATCCGGAATCGACCATGCACGAGGAGAAGATGGCACTGCGTGAGGGTCGCCAGAAGAAGGTGCACATTTTGCTCGAAGAGGAGATCtatgaggacgaggaggatgatgaggtggacccggaggaggaggaggagaatggCGAAGATGTTGAGGACCAGGAGCACGCACAGATGTCATCGTCAGTGAGCGATGTCGTTGCGGGCGAGGAAGACGATGGACAGTTTGTGCTACTAGAGGTCATACGGCTACAGGACAAAGACAAGCCGGCGAAAGCACCAAAGACCGCGACACCGAAGGAACCGTGTCGTCGTTCTCCACGAACGAGGGCAGCACAGCCGGTATCGGTGGCTTCTGCAACCGGAAGCCGCACTAAAAAACCATTATTGCACAACATTAAGTTGGAACAGATGTCAATGGAAGTGCGaggagacgacgatgatctgGACGTGGATAACACCGAGTTGGAGCTGGTTCCGGCccaggacgaggacgacgatgacgatggtcaGCATATTGTGATCCAACAGAGTGGCGATGAATCCGAAAGCGAGTTTATTCTCACAGCGGAAG ATTTGGAAGACGCCGAAATGCTAATGTCAATACCGGCATCGAAACGAAGTCGCTACGATATCAGCACGATTCAAGTAACCCAGTCGGAGATGGAAAAGAACATGAGTACTTGCTTTGGCTTTGAG gatgacgatgatgaggaagacgACACAGTGGATAACAAAGGAACGATCACTCTACTTAACTAA
- the LOC126575781 gene encoding motile sperm domain-containing protein 2-like, which translates to MVLAELLNPSPEQVAELRQLFKDKLEKDAAKVPAGGFHEHDTKWVFETDMWLKKFLENNDAVMKDSLKQLWETMEWRKTSGINDIREDNIRMEYINDGLMFPRGRDVDGKTVFIFKSKLYVRGSRNLDDLKKCFLYWIERIIREANDDLVTIVFDLTDAGLSNVDMDYTKYIINTLKNYYPCSVNYILIYDLPWILNATFQIIKKLLPAKAVDRLRNINSKNISEYIDEDNMLKCWGGKDDYVFKFIPESQQTKLEPLELQLTQPSNGVANGFLSKKVHFANLSPPETPMNESATNSFPEHNDGEMLRINPPNIIIFSKSGNDLVGTVEITNVDSKPVTYKVKTTAPEKFRVRPSTGVLLPSATVTINVVLQHGQQVNIINREKFLVMCMGLTSDMSSNPQDLVELWKNTSTRSANLEQHRLKCALPVNFDESGLEPMFAGAGASIGADMVGGGAAGGPNGAGAAGNNQIYYSLSVIMSRMDHLALLAKRNQKLQWLTCALFLLLSLAIVYILKVEIKNNASQYCTSAELN; encoded by the exons ATGGTGCTAGCCGAGCTTCTCAATCCGTCCCCGGAACAGGTGGCCGAGCTGCGACAACTGTTCAAGGATAAGCTGGAGAAGGATGCCGCCAAAGTGCCAG CCGGTGGATTCCACGAGCACGATACGAAATGGGTCTTTGAGACTGATATGTGGTTGAAaaagtttttggaaaacaacgACGCTGTCATGAAGGACTCCTTGAAGCAGCTCTGGGAAACCATGGAATGGCGGAAAACATCTGGCATCAATG ATATACGGGAGGATAACATCCGGATGGAGTATATCAACGATGGTTTGATGTTTCCTCGTGGCCGCGACGTAGATGGAAAGACGGTGTTCATCTTCAAATCCAAGCTGTACGTTCGGGGGTCCCGTAATTTGGACGATCTAAAGAAGTGCTTCCTCTACTGGATTGAACGGATCATTCGCGAAGCGAATGACGATCTGGTGACGATCGTGTTCGATCTGACTGATGCCGGACTGAGTAACGTAGATATGGATTACACAAAGTACATCATCAACACCTTAAAAAACTACTATCCCTGCTCGGTAAACTACATTCTCATTTACGACCTGCCGTGGATACTGAATG cTACTTTTCAAATTATCAAGAAACTGCTACCCGCCAAAGCCGTCGATCGGTTAAGaaacatcaacagcaaaaacattAGCGAGTACATTGACGAGGACAATATGCTAAAGTGTTGGGGTGGCAAGGATGATTACGTGTTTAAGTTCATTCCGGAAAGCCAGCAGACCAAATTGGAACCCCTCGAACTTCAGCTGACGCAGCCCAGCAATGGTGTTGCCAATGGATTCCTGTCCAAAAAG GTGCACTTTGCGAACCTCAGCCCCCCCGAAACGCCAATGAACGAATCGGCCACCAATAGTTTTCCAGAACATAACGACG GCGAAATGTTGCGAATCAATCCaccgaacatcatcattttctcTAAATCTGGAAACGATCTGGTCGGAACGGTGGAGATTACCAATGTAGACAGCAAGCCCGTGACGTACAAG GTGAAAACGACGGCTCCGGAAAAGTTCCGCGTGCGTCCCAGCACCggcgtgctgctgccatcggCAACCGTTACCATCAACGTCGTGCTGCAGCATGGCCAGCAGGTTAACATCATCAATCGAGAGAAGTTTTTGGTGATGTGTATGGGGCTTACCAGTGATATGTCGAGCAATCCGCAGGATTTAGTCGAACTATGGAAG AACACCTCCACCCGGAGTGCCAATCTTGAGCAGCACCGGTTGAAGTGTGCGTTACCGGTTAACTTCGACGAGAGTGGCTTGGAGCCCATGTTTGCCGGTGCGGGTGCATCGATTGGAGCGGACATGGTCGGAGGAGGTGCTGCCGGAGGACCGAACGGCGCGGGAGCTGCAGGAAACAATCAGATATATTATTCGCTCTCCGTGATCATGAGCCGAATGGATCATTTGGCACTACTAGCCAAACGAAACCAGAAGCTGCAGTGGCTGACTTGCGCCCTGTTTCTGCTCCTCTCGCTGGCCATCGTGTACATATTGAAGGTGGAAATTAAGAATAATGCCTCCCAGTATTGTACTAGCGCGGAGCTTAACTAA